The Paenibacillus sp. FSL W8-0426 region GATAATGAACCTTCGCAAGAAGCGTTAGTTGAAATGCTCAACGAAACTTATTATGTAGTTTTAGATAACAAAAATGAATTGATTGGATTTATATGCATGGGTGGTTCAGCTCAAATTGAAAATGAAACGTACGTATATTCCGAAGATTCTATAGATATTGGAATAGGAATGAAGCCAGAATTAACTGGTAGGGGGCATGGGACTGCGTTTTTCACATTTGTACTCAACTACATAAATAAAATGTTCGGGAAGAGTCCCTATAGACTAACTGTAGCAGAATTTAACCAGAGAGCGATTCGTCTCTATGAGAAATTTGGATTTATCAAAGAGGATACGTTTGTTAAGGGAGAAAGCAAGTTCATTGTCATGATTAAGAAATAAAGCAAAAGAAGATTTAAGTCTATGGCGGTACGAGAAACGCCCATATATTGCATTATTTTTCAAGGAGAATACAACATGTCAAAAACAGTTTATATCATTTCCGGTCCCGCTGGGGTGGGGAAATCGACGACCTCAAAGAAACTGGTTGAACAATTGGAGCGCAGTTCATATATTTCTGGGGATGACATTAGTCACCTGCCCGTAAACGGGAGAGGCAAACCTTGGCTATGTGAAGAAACGCATAAGTTGACTTGGAGAAATATATTAAGTTTAGCGAAAAATCTGATTGAGTTTGATTACGATGTTGTTATAGATTATGTGACGTTTCCATCTGAGGCTAACTGGTTAGCGAATGAACTGGGGAGTATGGATGTGAGGATCGTTTATGTTGTGTTTATGGTTGATCCTGCAACCCTTGTTATAAGGGACCGGTCAAGAGATCCATTATTTCAAATGGGAGAACGAAGCGTAATTCTATTGAATGAATTTAAAGAAGCGTTAAAAGACGAAAGACATATCTTAAATACGGAGCAATATTCTGTTGACCAGATCGACGCAGTAGTTGCAGAGATATTAAATAATAATCGATTTTTGATAAGCTACATTTGAAGAGGCTGAGGCCATCGAAAACATCCGACTAGGTAGAAACATAATTGGAGTGGAATAGAGAAGTCAACCTTGAAATATGTTCCATTATAATGATCGATAACTTGAAAGGAGTGATGTGGTATGAACAATACACATTCGAGTAATGCCCATAGTGGTTTAAGAGGTGTTTTGATCTAACACAGAGGAGTGTTCAAGTAGTTCCTCTGTGAACACGTTGAGGAGGAATTGAACATGACAATAAGTTTGAAACCCGTGTCGGTCGATAACTGGTATAGCTGCACCCAATTAGAAGTAAGAGAAGATCAAAAGGAAGTATTCCCGGCCCCGATCGTATATTGGATTGCTGAATCGAAGTATGTCACTGAATTTCAACCGATGGCGATCTATTGTAATGAGAATATTATCGGTTTTATCGTTTATTGTACGATTCCGGATGAGGATGGAAACTATTGGATTCCGGCGCTAATGATTGACCAGAAGCATCAGGGAAAAGGACACGGAAGAGAAGCGATGAAGCAACTGCTAACACTCATGAAAGAAACACTGGACTGCCAAAGAATCATGATCGGGCACAGACCGGAAAACACGGTTGCAGGCGCTTTATATGAATCATTAGGATTCAAACGAATAAGTCGAGAACTGATCGATGGTGAAGTGGTCCGTCTTTTGATCTGAACGTGTTGATTGAACCAGGTCACGATTCATAAAGCGAATGAGCCGATCATCAAAACGTGGCTGCTGTATAAATGGAGAAACAAAGTGATTGGAAGGGAAAAGTGAATTCGTAACAGGAGTGTTACAACAATAGACTGAAATCTAAAACTGAATCAAAAGAAAGTCGAGGCAAGAAGATAGAGTGCTTGTACGGTATTGTAAACGAAGGTAAAATATAGATATCCTATCCAAAGGTAGCGAACTGACACCGATCGGAAGATGGTACAGTGCTCGTAGTACCTAGTGAATTTATTACTGCGGTTTATATCATTGTACTAACCAAGTGTTAACGCACTTGGTTTTTCATTAAGACAGATTGTCAAGCTCCAACGTTAGATGTAAGGGAGGGGGGTGGTTTGAAACCGTGTATTGTTATCATTGTCTTTTTAATTTTTCTCGGATGTCAGTCAATAAAGCCGGTTCAAACTACAGCATCGAGTACAGTAGGTGCTTTGTCTAGTACGACTCTGGATGATTATTCCGCAACGCTTTCGATCCCACAAAAAGTAAAGGTCAACGAGGAATTCACGATCAAGGCTGAACTTAAAAAAGAATTAGAGCAAAAAGTGACGATTTCGAGTAAGCAGCAAATGTTCGTCTACGTGATTAAAG contains the following coding sequences:
- a CDS encoding GNAT family protein, whose amino-acid sequence is MTYYIDKMNVDFANEVLRWKYEQPYDFYDNEPSQEALVEMLNETYYVVLDNKNELIGFICMGGSAQIENETYVYSEDSIDIGIGMKPELTGRGHGTAFFTFVLNYINKMFGKSPYRLTVAEFNQRAIRLYEKFGFIKEDTFVKGESKFIVMIKK
- a CDS encoding GNAT family N-acetyltransferase; translation: MTISLKPVSVDNWYSCTQLEVREDQKEVFPAPIVYWIAESKYVTEFQPMAIYCNENIIGFIVYCTIPDEDGNYWIPALMIDQKHQGKGHGREAMKQLLTLMKETLDCQRIMIGHRPENTVAGALYESLGFKRISRELIDGEVVRLLI
- a CDS encoding AAA family ATPase; this encodes MSKTVYIISGPAGVGKSTTSKKLVEQLERSSYISGDDISHLPVNGRGKPWLCEETHKLTWRNILSLAKNLIEFDYDVVIDYVTFPSEANWLANELGSMDVRIVYVVFMVDPATLVIRDRSRDPLFQMGERSVILLNEFKEALKDERHILNTEQYSVDQIDAVVAEILNNNRFLISYI